From Micromonospora carbonacea:
ACGTCGCCGTTGCGGAAGCTCACCACCTCGTCACCCGAGGCCAGCCAGTAGAGGCCGCCCCGGCCGAGCCCGTGCTCGCGGCGCAGCCGCAGGGCGGTGCGGTACAGCTCGTACGTCGAGCCGGGCACGTCGCGCTGCCGGTCGAGGGCGTACTCGGCCCACGACGGCGGCTGGGGCAGCCAGCTCGCGTCGGTCGGCCCGAAGCCGTACGACGGGGCGTCGGCCTCCCACGGGATCGGCACCCGGCAGCCGTCCCGGCCGCGCTCGGTGTGCCCGCTGCGCTCCCAGGTCGGGTCCTGCCGCACCTCGTCGGGGAGCGTCATGTGCTCCGGCAGGCCCAGCTCCTCGCCCTGGTAGAGGTAGGCCGAGCCGGGCAGGGCCAGCATCAGCAGGGTGGCCGCCCGGGCCCGGCGCAGGCCCAGCGCGGCGTCGGGCTGCGGGTCGCCGACGCCGATGCCGTTCGGGCGGGGGGTGCCGACGGGCAGGCCCAGGCGGGAGGCGTGCCGGACGACGTCGTGGTTGGACAGCACCCACGTGGTCGGCGCGCCGACGGCGTCGGTGGCCTCCAGCGAGCGGGTGATCACCGCGTACTGGGCGGGCGCGGTCCAGGACGCGGTGAGGTACTCGAAGTTGAACGCCTGGTGCATCTCGTCGGGCCGCACGTAGCGGGCCAGCCGCTCGGCGGGCTGCACCCACGCCTCGGCGACGAGGATCCGCTCGCCGTCGTACGAGTCGAGCAGTCGACGCCAGTCCCGGTAGACCTCGTGGACGCCGTCCTGGTCCCACATCGGCGGGCGGGGCTTGTCGACCTCGTTGCCGGAGAGGATCTCCTGCGGCTCCTGCCAGTTCGCCAGGTCGGCCTGCTTGATCAGGCCGTGCGCCACGTCCACCCGGAAGCCGTCGACGCCCCGGTCGAGCCAGAACCGCAGCACGTCCAGGAATTCGGCGCGCACCTCCGGGTTGTCCCAGTTGA
This genomic window contains:
- a CDS encoding glycoside hydrolase family 13 protein; translation: MNTDATPQQQSAGPATAWWTEAVIYQIYPRSFADANGDGIGDLPGITARLDHFVELGVDAVWLSPFYPSPQADAGYDVADYRDVDPLFGRLADADRLITEAHARQLRVIVDLVPNHTSSAHRWFAAALAAAPGSPERARYVFRDGLGPDGDQPPNDWSSVFGGPAWTRVTEPDGRPGQWYLHLFDPGQPDLNWDNPEVRAEFLDVLRFWLDRGVDGFRVDVAHGLIKQADLANWQEPQEILSGNEVDKPRPPMWDQDGVHEVYRDWRRLLDSYDGERILVAEAWVQPAERLARYVRPDEMHQAFNFEYLTASWTAPAQYAVITRSLEATDAVGAPTTWVLSNHDVVRHASRLGLPVGTPRPNGIGVGDPQPDAALGLRRARAATLLMLALPGSAYLYQGEELGLPEHMTLPDEVRQDPTWERSGHTERGRDGCRVPIPWEADAPSYGFGPTDASWLPQPPSWAEYALDRQRDVPGSTYELYRTALRLRREHGLGRGGLYWLASGDEVVSFRNGDVTVLTNFGATPVPVPAGAQVLHASAPLPDDGTVGQDVTVWFRAA